In Vicingus serpentipes, the following are encoded in one genomic region:
- a CDS encoding UDP-glucuronic acid decarboxylase family protein, with protein sequence MKRVLITGAAGFLGSHLCDRFLKEGYYVIAMDNLITGDLKNIEHLKGDENFEFINHDVSEHIDLEGDLDYILHFASPASPIDYLKIPIQTLKVGSLGTHNLLGLAKAKNARMLIASTSEVYGDPLVHPQTEEYYGNVNPIGPRGVYDEAKRFQEAITMAYHTYHGVETRIVRIFNTYGPRMRLNDGRVLPAFIGQALRGEDLTVFGEGNQTRSFCYVDDLIEGIYRLLLSDYALPVNIGNPDEITILDFCKEIIKLTGTDQKIIYKDLPVNDPMQRQPNIDKARSILGWEPKVNRAEGLKITYEYFKSLSPEQLNKVEHKNFDEYVK encoded by the coding sequence ATGAAAAGAGTATTAATTACAGGAGCTGCAGGATTTTTAGGCTCACATTTATGTGATAGATTTTTAAAAGAAGGTTATTATGTTATCGCAATGGACAACTTAATAACAGGAGATTTAAAAAATATTGAGCATTTAAAAGGAGATGAAAATTTTGAGTTTATCAATCATGATGTATCAGAGCATATTGATTTAGAAGGTGATTTAGATTATATCTTACATTTTGCATCACCAGCTAGTCCAATAGATTACTTGAAAATTCCAATACAAACATTAAAAGTAGGATCATTAGGAACGCATAATTTGTTAGGTTTAGCTAAAGCTAAAAATGCAAGAATGTTGATCGCTTCTACTTCTGAAGTTTATGGAGATCCTTTAGTTCATCCTCAGACAGAAGAATATTATGGAAACGTAAATCCAATAGGGCCAAGAGGAGTTTATGATGAAGCAAAACGTTTTCAAGAAGCAATAACAATGGCTTACCATACTTACCATGGTGTTGAAACTCGAATAGTAAGAATTTTTAATACATATGGTCCAAGAATGCGATTAAACGATGGTAGAGTTCTACCAGCTTTTATAGGTCAAGCACTAAGAGGTGAAGATTTAACTGTTTTTGGTGAAGGAAATCAAACTAGATCTTTTTGTTATGTTGACGATTTAATTGAAGGGATTTATCGTTTGCTATTAAGCGATTATGCTTTACCTGTTAATATTGGTAACCCTGATGAAATTACAATTTTAGATTTTTGCAAAGAGATTATTAAATTGACTGGAACTGACCAAAAGATTATTTACAAAGATTTACCAGTTAATGATCCAATGCAGCGTCAACCAAATATTGATAAAGCACGTAGTATTTTAGGTTGGGAACCTAAAGTAAATAGAGCAGAAGGGTTAAAGATAACTTATGAATATTTTAAAAGTTTATCTCCAGAACAATTAAATAAAGTTGAACATAAAAATTTTGACGAATACGTTAAGTAA
- a CDS encoding tyrosine-protein phosphatase, translating to MSFFKNIFKKKEVYLPIDFSVFNADMHSHLIPGIDDGSPDMETTISLIKEFKAMGYSKIITTPHIMCDYYKNTPEIILGGLENVREELKKQAIDIELFAAAEYNLDDGLEKLIDTKQILTFGDNYVLFELPFMQEPQNFQEVVFKFQTSGYKPILAHPERYNYWHKNFEKFEEVNAKSVLLQLNLLSLTGHYGPEVKKMGEKLIDANLVDFVGTDCHRIEHLKILKDFSNSKYFNLLTEKGLLNASL from the coding sequence ATGAGTTTTTTTAAAAACATATTCAAAAAAAAAGAAGTCTATTTACCCATAGACTTTTCTGTTTTTAATGCAGATATGCATTCGCATTTAATTCCAGGAATAGATGATGGTTCTCCAGACATGGAAACGACTATTAGTTTAATTAAAGAGTTTAAAGCTATGGGTTACTCTAAAATAATAACCACACCACATATTATGTGTGATTATTATAAAAATACGCCAGAGATTATTTTAGGAGGTTTAGAAAATGTACGAGAGGAATTAAAAAAACAAGCAATTGATATTGAATTGTTTGCTGCCGCAGAATACAATTTAGATGATGGTTTAGAAAAATTAATTGACACTAAACAAATTTTAACTTTTGGAGATAATTATGTATTGTTTGAATTGCCATTTATGCAAGAACCACAAAATTTTCAGGAAGTTGTATTTAAGTTCCAAACAAGTGGATATAAGCCAATATTAGCTCACCCAGAACGATATAACTATTGGCATAAAAACTTTGAAAAGTTTGAAGAAGTAAACGCTAAAAGTGTTTTACTGCAATTAAATTTGTTGTCTCTTACAGGACATTATGGACCAGAGGTTAAAAAAATGGGTGAAAAATTAATCGATGCTAATCTTGTTGACTTTGTTGGAACTGATTGTCATCGAATAGAACATTTAAAAATTCTAAAAGACTTTTCGAACTCAAAATACTTTAACCTACTAACTGAAAAAGGTCTTTTAAACGCCAGTCTTTAA
- a CDS encoding SDR family oxidoreductase, translating to MYDKDFHQQDISKLTFLVTGGAGFIGSNIVTYLMKYNAGNVIVLDNLSNGYKENIAQFFGQPNFQFIEGDITDFDLVSRIMAEVDYVSHQAALGSVPRSIENPLATHHANTTGLLTILTCAKDANVKRVVFASSSSVYGDSQELPKVESRIGNPLSPYAVSKRTKELYAEVFARTYDLDVVGLRYFNVFGPNQSPNGPYAAAIPLFMEAVLKNKSPYINGDGEQSRDFTFVENAVQANIKSLFTDKDVKGKILNIAFGGRTTINDLFFKIRNTVGNTVEPIYREDRPGDVKDSLANISLAKELTGFNPEFSIDDGLAVTIDWFKENYIDKD from the coding sequence ATGTACGATAAAGATTTTCATCAACAAGATATTTCAAAGTTAACTTTTTTAGTTACAGGAGGGGCAGGATTTATAGGTTCTAACATTGTAACATATTTAATGAAGTATAATGCTGGAAATGTAATAGTACTTGATAATTTATCTAATGGTTACAAGGAAAATATTGCTCAATTTTTTGGTCAGCCTAATTTTCAATTTATTGAAGGAGATATAACTGATTTTGATTTAGTGTCAAGAATTATGGCAGAGGTTGATTATGTTTCTCACCAAGCTGCTTTAGGTTCTGTTCCACGTTCTATCGAAAATCCTTTAGCTACTCATCATGCTAATACAACAGGTTTACTTACAATATTAACTTGTGCAAAAGATGCAAATGTTAAGCGAGTAGTTTTTGCAAGTTCATCTTCAGTTTATGGTGATAGTCAAGAGTTACCTAAGGTTGAAAGTAGAATAGGAAACCCTTTGTCTCCTTATGCCGTAAGTAAGAGAACAAAAGAATTATATGCTGAGGTTTTTGCAAGAACTTACGATTTGGATGTAGTTGGTTTAAGATATTTTAATGTTTTTGGCCCAAACCAAAGTCCTAATGGACCTTATGCAGCGGCAATTCCTTTATTTATGGAGGCTGTTCTAAAAAATAAATCACCTTATATTAATGGTGATGGCGAGCAAAGTAGAGATTTTACCTTTGTTGAAAATGCAGTTCAGGCAAATATAAAATCATTGTTTACTGATAAAGATGTAAAAGGAAAAATTTTAAACATTGCCTTTGGAGGTAGAACAACGATTAATGATTTGTTTTTTAAAATAAGAAATACAGTAGGAAACACTGTTGAACCAATATATAGAGAAGATAGACCTGGAGATGTAAAAGATTCGCTTGCTAATATATCGTTAGCAAAAGAATTAACAGGTTTTAACCCTGAATTTAGTATAGATGATGGTTTAGCAGTAACTATAGATTGGTTTAAAGAAAATTATATTGATAAAGATTAA
- the rfbB gene encoding dTDP-glucose 4,6-dehydratase — translation MSFSKKICVTGGAGFIGSHLVKLLVNKYPDYMIVNLDKLTYAGNLENLKEVENASNYEFVKGDIVDTDFINKLFADYQFDAVIHLAAESHVDRSIESPMDFIMTNVVGTANLLNAAKFNWKDNYKDKLFYHVSTDEVYGSLGETGMFLETTPYDPRSPYSSSKASSDHLVRAYYHTYGLPVVISNCSNNYGSHQFPEKLVPLFIHNIKNNKPLPVYGKGENIRDWLWVEDHARAIDVIFHKSALGETYNIGGHNEWTNIDLIKVVCKVMDKKLGRTEGTSEQLITYVTDRAGHDMRYAIDATKLKNDLGWVPSLQFEEGLENTIDWYLGNEEWLNNVTSGDYQKYYEKQYAER, via the coding sequence ATGAGTTTTAGTAAGAAAATATGTGTTACAGGTGGAGCTGGATTTATCGGTTCTCATTTGGTTAAATTATTAGTGAACAAATATCCTGATTACATGATTGTTAACTTAGATAAGTTAACTTATGCTGGTAATCTTGAAAACCTTAAAGAGGTTGAGAATGCTTCTAATTATGAGTTTGTAAAAGGGGACATTGTTGATACTGATTTTATAAATAAATTGTTTGCTGATTACCAGTTTGATGCTGTTATTCATTTAGCAGCAGAATCTCACGTTGACCGTTCAATTGAAAGTCCGATGGATTTTATAATGACGAATGTTGTGGGTACGGCAAACTTGTTAAATGCAGCAAAATTTAATTGGAAAGACAATTATAAAGACAAACTTTTTTACCACGTTTCTACAGATGAGGTTTATGGTTCGTTAGGCGAAACAGGGATGTTTTTAGAAACAACACCTTATGATCCAAGAAGCCCATATTCATCTTCAAAAGCAAGTTCAGACCATTTAGTAAGAGCTTACTATCATACTTATGGCTTGCCAGTTGTTATTTCTAATTGTTCAAATAATTATGGTTCGCATCAATTTCCTGAAAAACTAGTGCCACTTTTTATTCATAATATAAAAAATAATAAGCCTCTTCCTGTTTATGGTAAAGGAGAAAATATTAGAGATTGGTTATGGGTAGAAGATCATGCTAGAGCAATTGATGTAATTTTCCATAAATCTGCTCTTGGTGAAACTTATAATATAGGAGGACATAATGAATGGACTAACATTGATTTAATAAAAGTGGTTTGTAAAGTAATGGATAAGAAGTTAGGACGAACAGAAGGAACTTCTGAGCAACTAATTACTTATGTTACAGATAGAGCAGGACACGATATGCGTTATGCAATAGACGCAACTAAACTTAAAAATGATTTAGGTTGGGTTCCTTCTTTACAGTTTGAAGAAGGGTTAGAAAATACAATTGATTGGTATTTGGGTAATGAAGAATGGTTAAATAATGTAACCTCTGGAGATTACCAAAAATACTACGAGAAACAATACGCAGAAAGATAA
- a CDS encoding UDP-glucose dehydrogenase family protein produces MKIAVVGTGYVGLVTGTCFAETGNHVVCVDIDENKVNKMKNGVVPIYEPHLDVLFERNIKQGRLEFTTSLNDAIKDAKIIFLALPTPPDEDGSADLSYILGVADDLGKIITDYKVIVDKSTVPVGTADKVTAALAANLSTDLFDVVSNPEFLREGYAVDDFLKPDRVVIGTSSEKAKKVMGDLYKPYVRQGNPIIFMDEKSAELTKYAANSFLATKITFMNEIANFCEKVGADVDMVRIGIGSDSRIGKRFLFPGIGYGGSCFPKDVQALAKSGKEFGYDFQILDSVMDVNEKQKTIIVPKIKDFFKGDLKGKTIALWGLAFKPDTDDIREAPALYIINELLEEGATIVAFDPEAMENVKSKYGDKVTFVEDRDSAIVNADALVIATEWQVFRNPDFDLMAEKMNQKVIFDGRNLYDTQEMKELGFYYNSIGRILVRG; encoded by the coding sequence ATGAAAATTGCAGTTGTAGGAACAGGCTATGTAGGGTTAGTAACCGGAACATGTTTCGCAGAAACAGGAAACCATGTAGTTTGTGTTGATATAGATGAAAACAAAGTAAATAAAATGAAAAATGGTGTGGTGCCAATTTACGAACCGCATTTAGATGTTTTATTTGAACGAAATATTAAGCAAGGAAGATTAGAATTTACAACTAGTCTTAATGATGCAATCAAAGATGCAAAGATTATCTTTTTGGCATTACCAACTCCTCCGGATGAAGATGGTTCTGCAGATTTATCTTATATTTTAGGTGTTGCAGATGACTTAGGTAAAATTATAACTGATTATAAAGTAATTGTAGATAAAAGTACCGTTCCAGTTGGAACTGCAGATAAAGTTACTGCGGCATTAGCTGCAAATCTTTCTACTGATTTATTCGATGTAGTTTCTAATCCTGAGTTTTTAAGGGAAGGTTATGCAGTAGATGATTTTTTGAAACCTGATAGAGTTGTCATTGGAACAAGTTCTGAGAAGGCAAAAAAAGTAATGGGAGATTTGTATAAACCTTATGTTCGTCAAGGTAATCCAATTATCTTTATGGATGAAAAATCAGCTGAATTAACTAAGTATGCAGCGAATTCATTTTTAGCAACTAAAATTACCTTTATGAATGAGATAGCTAACTTTTGTGAAAAAGTTGGTGCTGATGTTGATATGGTAAGAATCGGTATCGGTTCTGATTCAAGAATTGGTAAACGTTTCTTGTTTCCAGGGATTGGTTATGGAGGAAGTTGTTTTCCTAAAGATGTTCAAGCTTTAGCAAAATCAGGAAAAGAGTTTGGGTATGATTTTCAGATTTTAGATTCAGTAATGGATGTAAACGAAAAGCAAAAAACGATAATTGTTCCTAAAATAAAGGACTTTTTTAAAGGTGACTTAAAAGGAAAAACTATAGCATTATGGGGATTGGCTTTTAAGCCAGATACAGATGATATTCGTGAAGCACCTGCTTTATATATTATTAATGAATTACTTGAAGAAGGAGCAACTATTGTAGCATTTGACCCTGAAGCAATGGAAAACGTTAAATCAAAGTATGGTGATAAAGTTACATTTGTTGAAGATAGAGATTCGGCTATTGTTAATGCTGATGCCCTAGTGATAGCTACAGAATGGCAAGTGTTTAGGAACCCTGATTTTGACTTAATGGCAGAAAAGATGAATCAAAAAGTAATTTTTGATGGGCGTAATTTATATGATACTCAAGAAATGAAAGAACTTGGGTTTTATTATAATAGTATAGGTCGAATTTTGGTAAGAGGATAA
- a CDS encoding Gfo/Idh/MocA family protein, with product MAEPKKIKFAVVGCGHIGKRHAEMIIGNSEAELVALSDVAAKETLGIEKYNVPFYNSIEELLSDGLNIDVVNICTPNGLHSSQATLALDKGCHVVVEKPIGLSKAKCEEVIFKALRNNKQVFAVMQNRYSPPSVWIKELIETKVLGEIFMVQLNCYWNRDSRYYKSGGWKGTTDLDGGTLFTQFSHFIDIMYWLFGDITNIQGKFKDFTHQESTDFEDSGFVSFDFVDGGMGSLNYSTAVATQNLESSITIIGKNGSVKIGGQYMNEVEVCNIDGYEMPKLPAANPPNDYGPYKGSAANHHYVIENVIDTLNGRTTATTNALEGLKVVEIIERIYKLRDSSVLKK from the coding sequence ATGGCTGAACCAAAAAAAATAAAATTTGCAGTTGTAGGCTGTGGTCATATTGGAAAACGACATGCCGAAATGATTATTGGTAATTCTGAAGCTGAATTGGTCGCATTATCTGATGTTGCAGCGAAAGAAACTTTAGGAATCGAAAAATATAATGTTCCTTTTTATAATAGTATTGAAGAGTTGTTGAGTGACGGTTTGAATATTGATGTTGTTAATATTTGCACACCTAATGGATTGCATTCTTCTCAAGCAACTCTTGCACTAGATAAAGGTTGTCATGTGGTTGTGGAAAAGCCAATAGGACTATCTAAAGCAAAATGTGAGGAGGTTATTTTTAAAGCGTTAAGAAATAACAAACAGGTTTTTGCAGTAATGCAGAATCGTTATTCTCCTCCATCAGTTTGGATTAAAGAGTTGATTGAAACCAAAGTTTTGGGTGAAATTTTCATGGTTCAACTTAATTGCTATTGGAATAGAGATTCACGATACTACAAAAGTGGAGGATGGAAAGGAACAACAGACCTAGATGGCGGTACATTATTTACTCAGTTTTCTCATTTTATTGATATTATGTATTGGTTGTTTGGAGATATAACTAATATTCAAGGGAAATTTAAAGATTTTACACATCAAGAGTCTACTGATTTTGAAGATTCTGGTTTTGTTTCTTTTGATTTTGTAGATGGAGGAATGGGTAGTTTAAATTACTCAACCGCAGTTGCAACACAAAATTTAGAAAGTAGCATTACTATTATTGGAAAAAATGGAAGTGTTAAAATTGGTGGACAATACATGAATGAAGTAGAAGTATGTAATATTGATGGTTATGAAATGCCAAAATTACCTGCGGCTAATCCTCCGAATGATTATGGTCCTTATAAAGGATCTGCAGCAAATCATCATTACGTTATTGAAAATGTTATTGACACATTAAACGGAAGAACAACCGCAACCACAAACGCATTAGAAGGTTTGAAGGTTGTTGAAATTATAGAAAGAATTTATAAATTAAGAGATAGCTCTGTTTTAAAGAAATAA
- a CDS encoding nucleotide sugar dehydrogenase: protein MSIYNQLKDKETKIGVIGLGYVGLPIALEFAKTMQVVGFDINQERVEMMRNNQDPSEELDASAFEGCNIHFTADLEDLKAVTFFVVAVPTPIDNHNLPDLTPLIGASKTVGKVLKKGDYVVFESTVYPGCTEEDCIPVLEEVSGLKFKNDFKVGYSPERINPGDTKHTLTNVVKVVSGCCEESLEEIAKVYETVVKAGVHRATTIRVAEAAKIIENTQRDLNIALVNELSIIFNKMGINTYDVLEAAGTKWNFLKFFPGLVGGHCIGVDPYYLTFKAKELGYHAQIINAGRFVNDSMGGYVAKQTVKKIIASGKNIAEARVLIMGATFKEDVSDIRNSKVADVVNEFISFGASVDVIDPHADSQHLKKEYGYGLTNNIANNYDAVVVAVNHKDYTNLDEQYFKSITTSKAVLVDLKGIYKGKIKELTYWSL from the coding sequence ATGAGTATTTATAATCAATTAAAAGATAAAGAAACAAAAATAGGTGTAATAGGATTAGGTTATGTTGGATTGCCAATAGCGCTTGAATTTGCAAAAACTATGCAAGTTGTTGGGTTTGATATTAATCAAGAACGTGTTGAAATGATGCGTAATAATCAAGATCCAAGTGAAGAATTAGATGCTTCAGCTTTTGAAGGTTGTAACATTCATTTTACAGCAGATTTGGAAGACTTAAAAGCTGTTACATTTTTTGTAGTAGCTGTACCAACACCAATTGATAATCACAATTTACCTGATTTAACACCTTTAATTGGAGCCTCAAAAACAGTAGGTAAAGTATTAAAGAAAGGAGATTATGTTGTTTTTGAATCAACTGTTTATCCAGGTTGTACTGAAGAAGATTGTATTCCTGTTTTAGAAGAAGTTTCGGGTTTAAAATTTAAAAATGATTTTAAAGTTGGGTATTCTCCAGAACGTATAAATCCAGGAGATACAAAACACACATTAACAAATGTGGTAAAAGTTGTTTCTGGTTGTTGTGAAGAATCATTAGAAGAAATTGCTAAAGTTTATGAAACAGTAGTAAAAGCTGGGGTTCACAGAGCAACTACAATTAGAGTCGCGGAAGCTGCAAAAATTATAGAAAACACTCAGCGAGATTTAAATATAGCATTAGTTAATGAGCTTTCTATTATTTTTAATAAAATGGGAATTAATACTTATGATGTTTTAGAAGCGGCAGGAACAAAATGGAATTTCTTGAAATTTTTCCCTGGCTTAGTTGGAGGACATTGTATTGGTGTAGATCCTTATTACTTAACGTTTAAGGCAAAAGAATTAGGTTATCATGCACAAATTATTAATGCTGGTCGTTTCGTTAATGATAGTATGGGAGGTTATGTAGCAAAACAAACAGTTAAAAAAATTATTGCTTCAGGTAAAAATATTGCCGAAGCTAGAGTCTTAATAATGGGAGCTACATTTAAAGAGGATGTTAGCGATATACGTAATTCTAAAGTTGCTGATGTTGTGAACGAGTTTATCTCTTTTGGCGCTTCGGTTGATGTGATTGACCCTCATGCTGATTCTCAGCATTTAAAGAAAGAATATGGTTATGGATTAACTAACAACATAGCTAATAATTATGATGCCGTTGTTGTTGCTGTAAATCATAAAGATTATACAAATTTAGATGAACAATATTTTAAATCTATTACTACTTCAAAAGCAGTTTTGGTAGATTTAAAAGGAATATATAAAGGAAAAATTAAAGAATTAACCTATTGGAGTTTATAG
- a CDS encoding acyltransferase, giving the protein MSYFSHETAVIDEGCQIGDGTKIWHFSHIMPNCKIGNNCNIGQNVVVSPEVILGNNVKVQNNVSIYTGVICEDDVFLGPSMVFTNVINPRSAINRKNEYAKTIVRKGVSIGANATIVCGNNIGEFAFIGAGAVVTKEVLPYALLVGNPAKQIGWISEYGHRLEFNSDGEAECFESKEKYKLENNRVFKISK; this is encoded by the coding sequence ATGAGTTATTTTAGCCACGAAACGGCAGTTATTGATGAAGGCTGTCAAATAGGAGATGGTACTAAAATATGGCACTTCTCTCATATTATGCCCAATTGCAAGATTGGAAATAATTGTAACATAGGTCAAAATGTAGTCGTGTCTCCTGAGGTTATTTTGGGAAATAATGTAAAAGTTCAAAACAATGTTTCAATTTATACCGGAGTTATTTGCGAAGATGATGTTTTTTTAGGCCCTTCAATGGTTTTTACTAATGTAATAAATCCAAGAAGCGCAATTAATAGAAAAAACGAATATGCTAAAACTATTGTTAGAAAAGGGGTGTCTATAGGTGCAAACGCAACTATAGTTTGCGGGAATAATATTGGAGAGTTTGCTTTTATAGGAGCAGGAGCAGTTGTGACTAAAGAAGTACTTCCTTATGCATTGTTAGTTGGTAATCCTGCAAAGCAAATAGGATGGATTAGTGAGTATGGACATCGTTTAGAATTTAATTCAGACGGAGAAGCAGAATGTTTTGAAAGCAAAGAGAAATATAAATTAGAAAATAATAGAGTATTTAAAATCAGTAAATAA